From a single Nicotiana tomentosiformis chromosome 2, ASM39032v3, whole genome shotgun sequence genomic region:
- the LOC138905821 gene encoding uncharacterized protein: MAEYEACILGLRFSIDMNAQELLVIEDSDMLVHQVLGEWATKKTKILSYLHCIQKLIKRFTKIEFKYVLRIQNEFADALSTFSSMIQHPKNNFIDPIPIGIHKQPAYYAYVEEEFDGNPWFHDIKKYLEKGEYPENATHTQKYMLRSDLVKTMCETFKINHQNFTVYMPQMNGAVEVANKNIKKILRKMVDNYKQLHEKLPFSLLEYRTTYHISTGATPYLLVFGTEVVIPTEVEIPSLRFI, encoded by the exons ATGGCGGAATATGAGGcatgcatcttgggactcaggtttTCCATCGACATGAACGCTCAAGAGTTGTTGGTAATCGAAGATTCTGATATGTTAGTACACCAGgtactaggagaatgggctactaaaaaaactaaaatattgTCATACTTGCACTGTATACAAAaattgatcaagaggttcacaaagatagaattcaaatatGTTCtaaggattcagaatgagttcgcagatgcattatCTACCTtttcttccatgatacaacatccaaaaaataatttcatcgatcctatcccaataggaattcataagcagccagcttattatgcttatgttgaagaagagtttgacggaaatccatggttccacgatatCAAGAAATACTTGGAAAAGGGAGAATACCCAGAGAATGCTACACACACTCAGAAATACATGCTTCGAAG tgacctgGTGAAAactatgtgtgaaacattcaagatcaatcATCAGAATTTCACAGTATAcatgccgcaaatgaatggagccgtagaagttgccaacaagaacatcaagaagatattgaggaaaatggtggacaactacaaACAATTGCACGAGAAGTTACCGTTTTCTTTACTCGAGTACCGAACCACATATCATATATCAACTGGGGCAACCCCCTATCTACTAGTCTTTGGTACCGAAGTTGTTATCCCTACCGAAGTGGAGATTCCTTCCTTAAGATTCATATAA